One window from the genome of Diospyros lotus cultivar Yz01 chromosome 11, ASM1463336v1, whole genome shotgun sequence encodes:
- the LOC127813448 gene encoding glycosyl hydrolase 5 family protein-like, with the protein MRHPQLTVFFLITLFFSRPVNVSSDSLPLSTQSRWVVSSSGDRIKLRCVNWSGHLHGMVVEGIHKQPVKDIAARVASLGFNCVRLTWATYMFTRGHHTNLTVAQSLERWNLTDAKAGVYKHNPHVLGLNLLEAQKAVIDELAAHDVMVVLDNHVSLPKWCCADKDGNGFFGDKYFNPHEWLKGLATVARLYKGNPGVIAMSMRNELRGPRQNRRGWYKYIKKGAEIIHRTNPDVLVIVSGLSYDTSLRFLKQKPLKLNIGKKLVYEGHWYPFVDPTEKWLYQPNEFCGNATRLFIDKIGFLQIQFPFFLSEFGMNMKDVEEKQDRYMSCLLAHVAEQDLEWALWSLQGSYILREGKVGMEESFGMLTANWDHVRSSEMQSRLQLIQQMNRDPKARHRSYNILFHPKTGQCAEVVEDGIYLRDCKSWAKWNHLKGGPISLMGGDRRCLAAVGEGLPAIVTSNCSSNWNMVSGSKLHIASRDEHGRYLCLDWDSSGASGSSRILTNKCLCLGSDLQDVPRCEDDPQRQWFKMIPSNHK; encoded by the exons ATGAGGCATCCGCAATTGACCGTCTTCTTCCTGATCACTCTGTTCTTCAGTCGGCCAGTTAATGTTAGTTCCGATTCGCTGCCCCTGTCAACGCAATCAAGATGGGTGGTTTCTTCATCCGGGGATCGTATCAAGTTGAGATGCGTGAACTGGTCAGGCCATTTACATGGCATGGTGGTCGAGGGGATTCACAAGCAGCCAGTGAAGGACATTGCGGCTAGGGTTGCTTCATTAGGGTTTAACTGTGTTCGGCTCACTTGGGCCACCTATATGTTCACAAGGGGCCACCATACCAATCTAACTGTGGCTCAGTCCCTCGAGAGATGGAACTTAACCGATGCCAAGGCCGGGGTGTACAAGCACAACCCTCATGTTCTAGGCCTCAACCTCCTCGAGGCTCAGAAAGCTGTAATCGACGAGCTTGCAGCACATGATGTCATGGTGGTGCTAGACAACCATGTTAGCTTACCCAAGTGGTGCTGTGCCGACAAAGATGGCAACGGGTTCTTCGGAGACAAGTACTTCAATCCCCATGAATGGTTGAAAGGCTTAGCAACCGTAGCTAGGCTATACAAAGGCAATCCTGGG GTGATTGCGATGAGCATGAGAAACGAGCTAAGAGGGCCGCGCCAGAACCGGAGAGGTTGGTACAAGTACATAAAGAAAGGTGCAGAAATCATTCACAGGACAAACCCAGATGTCCTGGTGATTGTCTCAGGCTTGTCTTATGATACATCTCTAAGGTTCCTAAAGCAAAAGCCCCTTAAATTGAACATAGGCAAGAAGCTGGTCTACGAGGGTCATTGGTACCCATTTGTTGACCCAACTGAGAAGTGGCTGTACCAGCCGAACGAGTTCTGCGGCAATGCCACCAGGCTGTTTATTGATAAAATTGGGTTTCTGCAAATACAGTTTCCATTTTTTCTGAGTGAATTTGGCATGAATATGAAGGATGTAGAAGAGAAACAAGATAGGTATATGAGCTGCTTGCTGGCCCATGTGGCTGAGCAAGATCTTGAGTGGGCTTTGTGGAGTCTGCAAGGAAGCTACATTCTTAGAGAAGGCAAGGTTGGGATGGAGGAATCCTTCGGAATGTTGACAGCCAATTGGGACCATGTTCGAAGCTCAGAGATGCAGTCAAGGTTGCAGCTTATTCAACAAATGAACCGGG ATCCGAAAGCACGTCATCGAAGCTACAACATCCTATTCCATCCAAAAACCGGGCAGTGCGCGGAGGTTGTCGAGGATGGAATTTACCTGAGAGATTGCAAGAGCTGGGCGAAGTGGAACCACCTCAAAGGCGGTCCGATCAGCTTAATGGGCGGCGACAGGAGGTGCCTGGCGGCGGTCGGAGAAGGGCTGCCGGCGATCGTGACGAGTAATTGCTCGAGTAACTGGAACATGGTTTCTGGGTCGAAGCTTCATATAGCCAGCAGAGACGAACATGGAAGATATCTGTGTTTGGATTGGGATTCTTCCGGCGCCTCTGGCTCTTCAAGAATCCTCACCAACAAGTGTCTTTGCTTGGGATCTGATCTTCAAGATGTTCCTCGCTGCGAGGATGATCCCCAGAGACAGTGGTTCAAGATGATCCCATCCAatcataaatga